AGCCATTTTTTCCCTCGTCCGTCTGTAAGTAGAGCTTTGCGAATCCGCCAAGCCGTATGGTTCGGGGTGTTATATCCGCCCATCCGGCGCCGGACCATGGGTTTATGCAGATTAGGACAGGTTGCACCCCGCTGATGGGACAATCTAACACTGGCGGCAGACCCTATATCTGGTATAAGCAGCGCGAGGAAACGGGCACGGGTGTCTTACAATGCGGAATTCGGGTGTTTTGGCGATGATTGCATCGCTTTGTATCACGCTGGCCTGCGGGTCTGTTCAGGCCGAGGTGCTTTCTTCCAAAAGCCGCACATCCCTGTTTAAGTCGCAATCCAAACTGCTCGATAACCGCGCCTCTAAACAATATTCTGCTTCGGTCCGGCTGAAACCCCCGACAGTGACGACACCAACCAAATGGGATGTCGCAGCACTGCCGAAATACCGCGGAAAATATAAAGGTAAGTTCCTGAATATGGCCAAGGCGGCAGCCTCGCGTCACGGTGTGCCGGTGGATCTGTTCCTGCGGCTGGTGCAGCAGGAAAGCAACTGGAACCCCGCAGCCATCAGCCATGCCGGGGCCATTGGTCTGGCGCAGCTGATGCCGGGCACGGCGCGGACCCTGCGGGTGGACCCAACCGATCCCAAA
This DNA window, taken from Sulfitobacter pacificus, encodes the following:
- a CDS encoding lytic transglycosylase domain-containing protein — protein: MIASLCITLACGSVQAEVLSSKSRTSLFKSQSKLLDNRASKQYSASVRLKPPTVTTPTKWDVAALPKYRGKYKGKFLNMAKAAASRHGVPVDLFLRLVQQESNWNPAAISHAGAIGLAQLMPGTARTLRVDPTDPKQNLEGGARYLKQQYKTFGSWKLALAAYNAGPGAVRKHGGVPPYKETRNYVRIIGGN